The stretch of DNA CCCCGTACAGCTGCAGAGCCAAGGCAGCTCTGGTCTGGCAGGGGGTGCTGGGCAGTGGATGCTCTGGGGTTGGGGCAGGGATGTGAGGTGTGATGCAATCAATTCCTCACCCGGCAGGATCCCAGAGGCGCCGGACCTCGGCACATGCCCTCAACAGGCACTCGAGCCGCAGCCACGCCCTTCTGACCGTCCACGTCCGCAGCCGAGCCGTGAGCGCGcatcctgctcctgggcagggctggggggctccgGGCTCAGCGCGGGGTGCGAACACCCCCACGGTGGGGGGGTCATGGTCTCCTCAAGGATACATGGGTGGGGCTGGAGTGAGCAGCCGGGAATCCTATCCAAGATCCACGAGTCGGGACAGTGCTGTGGGCCATGGGGAAAGGGTGATGGGGGCCAAAGCATCACCCCCCCAACGTGGTTCTCCAGGCCAGCGCCTGCCCCAGCAAGCAGGGCACGCTGTGCTTCGTGGACCTGGCTGGCAGCGAGCGGGTGAAGGAGACCGGCTCCAGCGGGGAGCTCTCCGTGGAGGCCAACAGCATCAACCGCAGCCTCCTGGCACTGGGTAAGGGCTGGGGAACCCGCCCTGGGAGCTGGCCCCCACCAGAGCCTTGTCACATCCTCTGTGGCTCATCCTCGGGCAGGACACTGCATCTCCCTGTTGGCCAAACCCCGAGGGAAGCGAACGCACATCCCCTACCGGGACAGCAAGCTCACCCGGCTGCTGGCTCGCTCGCTGGGCGGCTCGGGCATCACCCTGATGGTAAAACCACAGAGGAGCCTGGGCAAGGGTCTCACCCCTGGAGgggaaggctggaaaaggatggTGACCCTCTGGATGACAGTTTGCCTGCATCTCTTCCTCGTTGGCAGGTCGCCTGCATCTCCCCATCCTCACGCTGCCTCTCAGAGACTCTGAGCACGCTGCACTACGCCAGCCGTGCCCGGAAGGTCACCACCAGACCCCTGGCCAACAGGGTATTGCAGACAGAGAACCCCTCTGAGCTCCTCTGCCCCGCTGCTGGGACCCCCCTGACCCACCCCTTTATCCACCCACCGCTCCCAGGTGTCCcgggagaagctgctgcaaaCCTTGGAGCGAGAAATCCAtgccctgcagctggaaaaccTCTCCCTGCgccagcagctgtgcctgcccagaGTGCCAGTGAGGAGCACGGAGGTCGCAGGGAACTCTCCAAAAGCATGGGCGGGCTCTggagacagctctgcagggcagctcccaccagAGGGAaccccagcctggcccagcctcTACGGTCTCCTGCGGGACTTCGTGGTGGAGAACGAGCAGATGAGGTATGGGAGACTTGTGTGGGACCCCTGAATAGGGGATCAAGGCAGCCAGagcccctgcctgggcagcaccCTGCACCAACCAGCCTCCCTCAGTGACTccgtggggctgggcagggctctcTGGAGGCTGCCAATGCCCTGCTGGGCTTCCTCActgctccccaggcagccccgTCTGTCCCCACACCTCAGTGGTGACATCCCAGCTGGGCCATCCCACAGAGCCACGCGCAGCTCCTGTGAcagccagcccctgctccagagTGCCCGCACCCTGCACGTCCCCCACAGGCACTCGGCGAGGCACCGGCGGCCCGACACCACACCCAGCTCTGTCCCCCGGCTCCCGGTGAGAGTGGGGCCCTGGGGTCTGCAGTCATCCTGCCCACGGCAGGCTGAGCACCCACAGACCACCCACCCACTGCTGTCCTCTCTTGCAGaagctccctcctgcctccagccACCCCAGCTGCCCAGGGTGCCCACAGTGCTGCCCTGGGCCAGCTGATGCCACCATGCTCCAGGTGCAGCCCCAGGGGTCTCTTTGGAGGGGAtggcacaggggtggcacagccACCTTGACCGCTCTGCTCACCCCCAGGTGCTGCCAGTGCCCGCCGTGCCACAGCCAGTGCCCCCTGAGGGAAGTGCTGGTCTTCTGCCACCTGGACAGGAGGACACGGCTCTGCCTGGCTCCCATCACCCCCACGGGCACCCCCAACTGCACCAGAAGAAGTGGTGAGAGCCACTCCTTGGGcatcagctgcagctcaggagtTCCCTGGAGTTTCAGGGGGTGGTGGGTCAGTAGGTGAGGGTTTGTTCATGTGTCCTCATGGCAGGAGtcgtggcaggagcaggagcttgTCTCAGCAGCACCCGCTGCACCGGGAGCTGCCAGGCCCTGAGCACGTCCCCAGCTCTGAGGGAAGGGTCATCCCCTCAGCACCGCCGtggccagggctgccagagcccagAGGTGAgcggggcagtgctgggagaccAGGCAGGGCCTTGGATGGGcacccatccctgcacagccactcACACGTGCACTGTGGGGGGCTGTGCACTGATCCTGGGGAGATGGAGACCTGACCCCGCCgctccctgctggcagctgccgGCACCGTCCCTCTCCTCCAGTGGGAAGAGGCACTGGACTGGCTGGCAGAGCAGATCTGAGCTGCCACAGGCACAGCATGGATGGGGCCAGCATCAGGGATCTGGCACAGACTGGGGGGACAAGCACAGCCCTCGGGGACATGGGACCTTGGACTGCAAGGACTGCACAAACCATGGCACAGAcagttggatggatggatggacagacagagCTCTCCAGCCTGCATGGCTCTCACAGTTTATTTCTGTctagctggggctgtgctgctggtggctcCAGAGATCCCATCAGGTGCTCTCCTCCCCGGGCTGGGGGCAGTCCAGCCAGTACTGGGCGATGGAGCGGGGGTAGCGCGGCCGCACCAGGTCCACGCGCTTGGTGCGCAGGTTGACGCGGTAGTACTTGTCTGGGGAAGGGGACATGGCCGTCAggactgtccccagctctggggagctgccagccctcACTGCCAGCACCTTCCCTCTGCACCCCGGAGCcattgcagagagagagaggagccCTCCCCATGCCCCGGCAGCCCTGGTCCTGCATCGCTCCTGGATCCTGCCAGACCAGACTCACCTCCGACAAAGAAGTAAACACTCTGGAGCATCTCACACGTGGAGCCCGACAGCCCATCGCTTTCAACACCTGCTGAGTCGGGGTCATTTTGCAGCCAGCTCCAGAATCCCAAATTCAGCGACCGGTGGTGGTTGTACCTCTTGCGCTGACGGCGAGACTTCCTCCTCCGGGGCTGCTGGGAGGCCACGTAGATGCGGCCGGCCATGGCAGCGTCCAGCCGGCTGGGCACGCCCCGCCAGTCCCGGCTGATGTACCACGGGCCGTTCGCCCCggctggaaaaggagcagagggCGAGTGAGCGGGGCAGCAGCGTGTGGGGTGAGCTGAGCCCACCCCCACAGACAGCACCCAGCACCTGCTCCGAGACCCAGAGGAATGATCCGAAGGATCCCAGCCTGGATGGGAtgtgtgacagtgacacaggccaggctgagccatGAGTGGTCCCCCACCCCCTTGGCTGGGatcagctgtgtgctgctgagcccccttctcctcctctctttcattccccctgcccagggctggggtttTCCTGTGGCATCTCCAGCTCCGGTGATAATAAACagtccccagcagtgacaccgTGGTGTGAGGTGGCTGGtgatggggatttgggatgctgtgggaggTGCAGCTATGGCCTAGGGGGTTCCTGTGCATGGCCTGGGCAGGATGTGATGGCTCATCCTGCCCCCACCTTGCTTCCAGGCAtcactccctcctccctggGTGTCTGCATGCCTTGTGTCCTGTCAGTGCCCACTGCTGGGACCCACCAGCCCTTCCCCCCGGGGCTGGCCCAGCCCTTACGCATCCTGCCGccaaagaggagctggaaaacaTCCTCCCAGCTGTCCCGGTTCATGAAGGCGTAGTGCTTGAACACCGTGGAGGGGGAGGACTTCTCACAGTCGGCCTGCGTGGGCTGCTGGGCAAAGTCGTAGGACCAGTAGTACTTGTCTAGGAGAGGACGAGCAGGGCGTTAGTGGGGGACAAGCACTGGAGGGGTGTCTAGCCTGTGCCCAGTGGTGCCAGGCCCTgtcaggagcaggggctgcccccTTACCCTTGAAGAAATAGACTCTCTCATTGCCGTGGTAGCTGTGGGCGGGGAGGGCGAACGCTGCATCCACGTTGTCGGGGATGCCCTCAAAGCCCTCGGAGATGTCCCGTGGGTACCCAGGGTCCAGGGCTCCGTCATCAAAGCGCCAGTACTGGGTGCCCTGGGGGgtgggggacagagaggggtTACAGGTGCAACATCCCCCAGCCATGATGTTGCCCCCCTCACTGCCAGGAGGAGGGAGTGGATGCTGGGGAGCCCCATCACAGGGCTCTGGTTGCCTGGGGTCCCAGAACAaccacagggatttggggtctctggCAACCACTGCGTGCATGGGTGTATGGGAGGTGCCAGAAGGGGATATAGGGTGGGTTGAGGTGCTGTGCTGGCCACCCTGGGAgtacccccagccctgcagcccacCTTGAAGAGGTAAGTCTTGCCCTGGCAGTTGATGCGTGTGAAGGCTGCATCGATGGGGCCCTCGATGCCCCAGACGTCACTGATGAGTTTGGGGTAGCCAGGCCTCACACTGGTCTTGTCCAGCTCATAGAAGTACTTccctggggagagaggagacgtaggggcagcagcagggactgcaGACACCAGCACAGGGTGACAGCGTGGCAGCATGTCCCACGTGTCCCACGTGCCTGGGGAAGGTCCCCAGAGTACCTCGGAAAGCGTAAAGAGAACCGTTCTTCAGGTCGGTGAAGGCATCAAAAGGTTTCCCGCTGCACAGCTCCTCAGGCTCCTCAGACACTtctggggtggtgctgggcACCTCTGGCAGTGTCTCCTCGGGGTTTGGCTTGCTCTCTGGCGTGGTCTCCACCATCactggggctgtgggcagctctgtggggtctgctgtgggcagctctgtggggtCTGCTGTGGGCACCTCCTCCGTGACAAAGTCGACAGTGAGGTTGTAGTCCAGGTAGTCGTCCTCCGGCAAGGCAAAGACATCTCCCCGggtcactgcaggaggggcaggtTGGTTCCCACTGGGTCTGGGTGCAGGAGATGCTCCCTCCCAGGCAATCGAGATTTATAGAATCATGGAGTcattaaggttgaaaaagacctctaagatcatcaagtccaatctaacccagcactgccagccatgttcccaagtgccacaAGTACACTTTTTTTAGAACACTTCCACGGATGGTGACGCcacctgggcagcctattccaaaGCCTGAAGAGAAGGCATTTTTCCTACTAACCAATCTATCCAATTAGCACAGATCCCACACTGCAGATGGCAATGACCCGGCTTCCAAAaccccctgtgctgcagcaaatCCTGGTGCTGACTTCACCCTGCAGACACAGGTGGGTGCAGAGCTGACCTAGCACAGACCCCACGGTGTGGAGCACCCACAGCCACCCCATTCCCCCCGTGCCCTGGCCAGGAGGGTGGCCATGGGGACAGTACCTTTGGCTTTGCAGACGGTGGAGTAGTCGCTGCAGCAACTCTGGTAGTACACACAGAGGGTGTCACACTGGCACTTGTGGCCTGCATTGAAGCCTTCTTCACAGCGGCCCTCGCAGGAGTCTGCAAAAGCCACCCCACAGCTCAGGAGGGGTAATATGGAGTGGGGCCGTGGGGCCCAtgcctcccctcccagcccagccccacggGGGAAAACAAACTTGGGGATGTCCTGGGTGGGGGTACCCCACCCCTTCATGGTCAACTCCATCACCAGGGGCTACAGCAGCTCCTTGCCCTGCTCCCACTGAggtcctgctgggatgggagccACGGACTGGGCTGTGCCATGCTCCCAGTTCCGTGCTGGCAGCCCAGCTGTGGATGGGCAGGGATTTGCCAAGGCACCATTGACCCCCATGTGCCGCCCACTTGCTTTCTCCCCAtcctgcagggcacagccagtgTGGCCATGGCCACCGTCCGCTCCGTTCCCACCCTGCCCGGTCTGTCCAGCCCCTCCATCAGCCCAGGAATCACTCTTTCTCCATCCCCAAAGCACCTGGTGAGGGGTTGGCTGGCTAAATCTCACCTTCTGCAGCACGGGTGGTGGCGAGCAGGGCCAGCACgagggcagggaagagcagccTCATCCTGGGCGTCCGGGAGCGCAGCCCTCCTGCGACTGTGCgggctggagcacagcacagccccagcatccAGTGTTTGCTCAGCCTGCCCCGGCGGGAGAAAGCAAACAGCCCAAGGTCGGAACAGGGGAAAGGGGCAGAGATGATCTCCCACCCACACTGAGCTGGGTGCatctgcagggggacagggctgcCACGAGTGTaagcagctcctccccagccccggtGCAGGTTGGGCACTGTTCAGAGACTGGGGAGGGACAGCGGAAGGACAGTCAGGAACCATTTTGAGGTCCTGCCACACTCATTTCATAACATACCTAATGGTGTAAAAGCaaccagctgcttcccagcctggTCTTGGCAAAGATGAAAACCCAAATGAGATCGGATGGAGGAGCAATGCTCAGAAGACAAAGGGAAAAGCCCCGGACTTATGCTTGCCCAAAATATCACCATTTTGGAGGGCTTATTCTTGGGATTTCAGCTTTCTCAATGTCAAGGCTGGGAACAGACCTGGGGAGTCCCAAGGCAGGGTGGCTCGGGATGGGGCAGGTGCcacctctgtgctggggaccaGAGGTCAGAGGTGAGCGGCCGGGGGCAGGAGCCCTCAGCACTTTCACTGCAGAAGGGCAAACAAAAGCCTGTGTATTTTGCTCCCGTCATTCCCCTTCCAGCCAATCTTTCAGTTACTAATTAATGTCGACTCAGCTCTTTTGGCAGCTCCTGATAACTCTGGGACGTTTATTTAATCGGGGCAAGGAGCAAATGCACACGAGGCTGCAGCAGTCCTCttcttctgcctctgctgggacaggagctccAAGGGATCCGTCCCAGCCCTTAGCAGGAGTGGTGCAGCTTTGGGCCTTAAGTGATGCAAGATTTGGGGTGAGAGAAACCGGAGCAGGGTGTCCACTTCTCCAGGGGTCTTTGCCAGCTGAgacacaggcagctcctggcatcATCTGCTCCTGGCATCTTGCTGGAAAGAGCTTTATTTGGTTTTGAGACAGGCATTTCCACCTGGAAGCCctgaggagctgagggcagctaCCAGACATCGGCTTTTGGGGCAGAACTTCTGCAGCCCTCACCCCACTCCTTGTCCCCTGGCCTCAGCTATGAGGCTGACATTGTCCCCAAGTGCCAGCACCAGCCCGATGCTTCACAACGGCTTCATCCCATCCCTGTTGAACCAGTCCTGTGGGACAACAGCCCTGCGAGGGTTCAGGCTTGCAGGAAGCTCTGGGGGAGAAGGGCTGGGCATTGTCTGAGCTGCTTTGGCTGATCAGCTAAGACAaagctccctcctgctgctccaggctcccaACCACCAGCCACAGACCCATGAAGGCTCAGCGAGCCCtttcctgccaggagcagatcCCAGGAGAGGGGTTGGTT from Vidua macroura isolate BioBank_ID:100142 chromosome 20, ASM2450914v1, whole genome shotgun sequence encodes:
- the LOC128817389 gene encoding LOW QUALITY PROTEIN: kinesin-like protein KIF12 (The sequence of the model RefSeq protein was modified relative to this genomic sequence to represent the inferred CDS: deleted 1 base in 1 codon), whose product is MFNRSGGTGCAGQPGPAGGGSRGTGRALRAPRAPGAGGRMEPEGERGGDPPLDPRPRTLPRGQERPSPGEEREGAVEGRETRLRVVLRVRPLTCTETRRGDQQVVHSLGDGAVHVSAARHDATFGFSAVFDAGASQEAVFEGSGMRQLVELAIDGFSCTVFAFGQTGSGKTYTLMGPLAQSETQPASPALLGLMQRSFTCLLEQSRSRGSDLALSASYLEIYNEQVRDLLSPGPPCALPLRWSKTRGFYVENQLSVEFESLEAIVSLLLQGSQRRRTSAHALNRHSSRSHALLTVHVRSRAASACPSKQGTLCFVDLAGSERVKETGSSGELSVEANSINRSLLALGHCISLLAKPRGKRTHIPYRDSKLTRLLARSLGGSGITLMVACISPSSRCLSETLSTLHYASRARKVTTRPLANRVSREKLLQTLEREIHALQLENLSLRQQLCLPRVPVRSTEVAGNSPKAWAGSGDSSAGQLPPEGTPAWPSLYGLLRDFVVENEQMRQPRLSPHLSGDIPAGPSHRATRSSCDSQPLLQSARTLHVPHRHSARHRRPDTTPSSVPRLPKLPPASSHPSCPGCPQCCPGPADATMLQVLPVPAVPQPVPPEGSAGLLPPGQEDTALPGSHHPHGHPQLHQKKWSRGRSRSLSQQHPLHRELPGPEHVPSSEGRVIPSAPPWPGLPEPRAAGTVPLLQWEEALDWLAEQI
- the VTN gene encoding vitronectin codes for the protein MCWEEQLKSLTPKPGCCQGQTEERDIIPQGRTANKAPRAAQNCGRSSAQNQLSKHWMLGLCCAPARTVAGGLRSRTPRMRLLFPALVLALLATTRAAEDSCEGRCEEGFNAGHKCQCDTLCVYYQSCCSDYSTVCKAKVTRGDVFALPEDDYLDYNLTVDFVTEEVPTADPTELPTADPTELPTAPVMVETTPESKPNPEETLPEVPSTTPEVSEEPEELCSGKPFDAFTDLKNGSLYAFRGKYFYELDKTSVRPGYPKLISDVWGIEGPIDAAFTRINCQGKTYLFKGTQYWRFDDGALDPGYPRDISEGFEGIPDNVDAAFALPAHSYHGNERVYFFKDKYYWSYDFAQQPTQADCEKSSPSTVFKHYAFMNRDSWEDVFQLLFGGRMPGANGPWYISRDWRGVPSRLDAAMAGRIYVASQQPRRRKSRRQRKRYNHHRSLNLGFWSWLQNDPDSAGVESDGLSGSTCEMLQSVYFFVGDKYYRVNLRTKRVDLVRPRYPRSIAQYWLDCPQPGEEST